One Bradyrhizobium sp. ISRA464 genomic window carries:
- a CDS encoding TetR/AcrR family transcriptional regulator, which yields MSRKAVVKPTRVKQRRLSADDRRSEFVTKATELFAEEGFAGGTRALARKLGVTQPLLYRYFPSKDDLIKEVYQQVYLGPLETGWEKLLSDRSRSLRVRLQEFYQAYTDTIFTRKWLRIYLYSGLKGLDINRWYVGMVKDKILTRIIRECRHDAGLAVQGRPSAAELELAWVFHGGIFYYGVRKYIYEAPVLEDKAQMISDALDIFLAGFERLAESSADRRRAPIKVAG from the coding sequence ATGAGCAGAAAGGCTGTGGTCAAACCAACACGCGTGAAGCAACGGCGATTGTCAGCCGACGATCGGCGCAGTGAGTTCGTAACCAAGGCTACCGAGCTTTTTGCGGAAGAGGGATTTGCTGGCGGCACCCGCGCGTTGGCGCGGAAACTTGGTGTGACTCAGCCGCTGCTTTACCGCTACTTTCCCAGCAAGGACGACCTCATCAAGGAGGTCTATCAGCAGGTCTATCTTGGTCCACTTGAGACCGGTTGGGAAAAGTTGCTTTCGGATCGTTCGCGTTCGCTGCGTGTGCGGCTACAGGAGTTTTACCAAGCCTATACGGACACGATTTTCACCCGCAAATGGCTGCGGATTTATCTGTATTCAGGTTTGAAAGGCCTCGATATCAATCGCTGGTACGTTGGCATGGTCAAGGACAAGATCCTGACCCGCATCATACGAGAATGCCGCCATGACGCCGGACTTGCGGTGCAAGGCAGGCCCAGTGCTGCCGAGCTGGAACTGGCTTGGGTATTTCACGGCGGCATCTTCTACTACGGCGTACGAAAATACATCTATGAAGCGCCTGTGCTGGAGGACAAGGCGCAGATGATCAGTGACGCGCTGGATATCTTTCTTGCAGGATTCGAACGACTGGCCGAGAGCTCGGCCGATCGTCGGCGGGCGCCGATCAAGGTCGCTGGTTGA
- a CDS encoding flavin reductase family protein has product MSDQPKHPADPSNEFASGNSVIDPRDFRNALGTFATGVTIVTAMSAEGRPYGITCNSFASVSLNPPLVLWSLGMFSQGLPIFQNASHFTVNVLAASQQALAVRFARSTDDKFAGVSWTPGLGSAPILADVVANFQCRSVNRYYGGDHVIFLGAVEAYSYNQKAPLLFARGGFGRFLAGGGDKA; this is encoded by the coding sequence ATGTCTGACCAACCCAAGCATCCGGCGGATCCGTCCAATGAGTTCGCAAGCGGCAATTCGGTGATCGATCCTCGCGATTTCCGTAATGCGCTCGGCACGTTCGCAACCGGTGTGACGATTGTGACTGCGATGTCGGCCGAGGGACGGCCGTATGGGATCACGTGCAATTCGTTCGCGTCGGTGTCGCTCAATCCGCCGCTGGTGCTGTGGAGCCTGGGTATGTTCTCTCAGGGCCTCCCCATTTTCCAGAATGCCAGCCATTTTACTGTCAATGTTCTAGCTGCATCGCAGCAAGCGCTAGCCGTGCGGTTCGCCAGATCGACCGATGACAAGTTTGCGGGCGTAAGCTGGACGCCGGGTCTCGGCAGCGCGCCCATACTTGCGGATGTGGTCGCCAATTTTCAGTGCCGCTCGGTCAATCGCTATTACGGTGGGGACCACGTCATTTTCCTGGGAGCAGTGGAAGCATATTCCTACAATCAGAAGGCCCCTTTACTGTTCGCGCGCGGTGGTTTTGGTCGGTTTCTTGCTGGCGGCGGCGACAAGGCATGA
- a CDS encoding acyl-CoA dehydrogenase family protein, whose amino-acid sequence MVEVGPGLDTTMPPGPGPDKYSVMIARAKALVPTLRERAPQTEELRQLPPETMRDLHENGLFRILQPSRIGGSELDYVALVDCSDALAQGDASVSWNFANLASHHWMLGMFTPEAQSTVWGKDPDTLIASSFIFPAGRARRVDGGYLLDGHWPFSSGVEACDWNMLASVVETDDEADGIEYRLFLLNRRDYQINDTWNATGLRGTGSNDVQVTDAFVPEHMTVVLRDLAGGPTPGSAVNQNALYALPVFSLFPYVLSGVGLGNAQACLDDYVEIAHHRASTYNRAKIGDLQSTQIKIAEASAKIDAARLIMRTSCINVLAEVRQGHIPDIAAKTKLRRDGAFSVNLCTDAVSLLFTASGARSLFTSGALQRQFRDAHAVNSHLAFNFDAAGTNYGRVALGLPSENLTL is encoded by the coding sequence ATGGTTGAGGTTGGCCCCGGGCTTGACACGACTATGCCGCCAGGGCCCGGTCCAGACAAATACTCGGTCATGATCGCGCGGGCCAAGGCGCTTGTTCCCACATTGCGAGAACGGGCTCCGCAGACCGAGGAGTTGCGGCAACTGCCGCCAGAGACCATGCGGGATCTTCATGAGAATGGCCTGTTTCGGATCCTGCAGCCCAGTCGTATCGGCGGAAGTGAACTCGACTATGTCGCCCTGGTCGATTGCTCTGATGCCTTGGCTCAGGGCGACGCTTCCGTTTCATGGAACTTTGCCAATCTTGCGAGCCATCACTGGATGCTGGGGATGTTCACCCCGGAGGCGCAGAGCACCGTGTGGGGCAAGGATCCCGACACACTGATCGCGTCGTCGTTCATTTTCCCGGCCGGTCGCGCCAGGAGGGTCGATGGCGGATACCTATTGGATGGTCATTGGCCGTTCTCGTCCGGAGTGGAGGCATGTGACTGGAATATGCTTGCCAGTGTCGTTGAGACCGACGACGAGGCGGACGGGATCGAGTACCGGCTGTTCTTGTTGAACAGGCGAGATTACCAGATCAACGATACGTGGAATGCGACAGGCTTGCGTGGAACCGGATCCAACGATGTTCAAGTGACGGATGCATTCGTACCCGAACATATGACGGTCGTGCTGAGGGACCTGGCGGGAGGTCCAACGCCGGGCAGTGCGGTCAACCAGAATGCGCTCTACGCACTTCCGGTGTTCTCGTTGTTTCCGTACGTGCTGTCGGGAGTCGGGTTGGGAAATGCCCAGGCCTGCCTGGACGATTACGTGGAGATCGCGCACCATCGCGCTTCGACATACAACCGAGCCAAGATCGGTGACTTGCAGAGTACACAGATCAAGATCGCCGAGGCGTCGGCGAAGATAGATGCAGCGCGCCTGATCATGCGCACCAGTTGCATCAACGTACTCGCGGAAGTTCGGCAGGGGCACATTCCAGATATTGCCGCAAAAACGAAACTGCGGCGTGACGGTGCTTTCTCGGTCAATTTGTGCACCGATGCCGTGTCTCTCCTATTTACTGCGAGCGGAGCCCGCAGCCTGTTCACGTCAGGAGCCTTGCAGCGCCAATTCCGCGACGCTCACGCGGTGAATTCTCACCTCGCATTCAATTTCGACGCGGCAGGGACCAATTACGGGCGGGTTGCGCTAGGGCTACCATCCGAGAACCTGACGCTTTGA
- the ltrA gene encoding group II intron reverse transcriptase/maturase codes for MSLETPERIRTLQRKLYCKAKAEPAYRFYLLYDKICREDILRHAYALARANAGAPGVDGVTFEQIEASGVEAWLAGLREDLVSKTYRPDPVRRVMIPKPGGGERALGIPTIRCRVIQTAAKLVLEPIFEADFEDSAYGYRPRRSAVDAIKETHRLICRGYTDVVDADLSKYFDTIPHSDLLKSVARRIVDRHVLWLIKLWLQAPVEERDGNGKRRMSGGKNSKRGTPQGGVASPLLSVIYMNRFLKHWRLTGRGEAFRAHIVSYADDFVILSRGYAHEALAWTKAVMTKLGLTLNEAKTSVKDARRESFDFLGYSFGPHRYRKDGHWYLGASPSKKSVQRLKAKVSDILVPGNTGCWLDVRDRLNRLLRGWSTYFGYGTRKPAYRTVDNHVYERVRGFLVRRHKVPSRGTRLFPREAVFGALGVLHLRRVHLGPPPWALH; via the coding sequence ATGAGCCTCGAAACGCCTGAAAGGATCAGGACCCTTCAGAGAAAGCTCTATTGCAAGGCGAAGGCGGAGCCTGCCTACCGCTTCTATTTGCTCTACGACAAGATCTGCCGTGAGGACATTCTGCGCCACGCCTACGCGCTGGCCCGTGCCAATGCGGGTGCGCCTGGTGTTGACGGGGTGACCTTTGAGCAGATCGAGGCGTCGGGCGTGGAAGCATGGTTAGCGGGGCTGCGCGAGGACCTCGTTTCGAAGACGTACCGACCCGATCCGGTGCGGCGGGTGATGATCCCGAAGCCCGGGGGAGGCGAGCGCGCGCTCGGCATTCCCACGATCCGCTGTCGCGTCATTCAGACTGCCGCCAAACTCGTGTTGGAACCGATATTCGAAGCGGACTTCGAGGACAGTGCTTATGGCTATCGTCCGCGTCGCAGCGCGGTCGATGCGATCAAGGAAACGCACCGGCTGATTTGCCGGGGCTATACCGACGTGGTTGACGCCGATTTGTCGAAATATTTCGACACGATCCCGCATTCGGACCTCCTCAAATCGGTGGCCCGACGCATCGTTGACCGGCATGTGCTGTGGCTGATCAAGCTGTGGCTGCAAGCGCCGGTCGAGGAGCGGGACGGCAACGGGAAGCGGCGCATGAGTGGCGGCAAGAACAGCAAGCGCGGCACACCGCAAGGCGGTGTTGCAAGCCCGCTGCTCTCCGTCATCTATATGAACCGGTTCCTGAAGCATTGGCGATTGACCGGACGCGGCGAAGCCTTCCGCGCCCACATCGTCTCGTACGCCGACGACTTCGTCATCCTCAGCCGCGGCTATGCGCACGAGGCTCTGGCGTGGACGAAAGCGGTGATGACGAAACTCGGGCTGACGCTCAACGAGGCGAAAACCTCGGTGAAGGATGCCCGGCGCGAGAGCTTCGACTTCCTTGGTTATAGCTTCGGGCCGCATCGGTACCGGAAAGATGGCCATTGGTATCTGGGCGCGAGCCCGTCCAAGAAGAGTGTTCAGCGGCTCAAAGCCAAGGTGAGCGATATCCTGGTCCCCGGCAACACCGGGTGCTGGCTTGACGTGCGTGACCGGCTCAATCGCTTGTTGCGAGGCTGGAGCACGTACTTCGGCTACGGCACTCGGAAACCGGCGTACCGGACCGTCGATAACCATGTGTACGAACGGGTCCGCGGATTCCTGGTCCGACGTCACAAGGTGCCGTCGCGTGGCACCCGCCTCTTCCCGCGAGAGGCTGTGTTTGGCGCGCTCGGGGTCTTGCACCTCCGACGCGTCCACTTGGGACCGCCGCCGTGGGCCTTGCACTGA
- a CDS encoding tyrosine-type recombinase/integrase, protein MLTALALPPEDGLRRWTYHTLFGLIAVTGMRISEAMGLERDDVGLDAGVLTVRLTKFGKSRLVPLHIPVRPDGAHHQWRRIPPR, encoded by the coding sequence TTGCTGACGGCGCTGGCTCTGCCGCCAGAGGACGGGCTGCGCCGATGGACCTACCATACCTTGTTCGGGCTGATCGCGGTGACGGGCATGCGTATATCCGAGGCGATGGGCCTGGAGCGTGATGACGTCGGCCTCGACGCCGGCGTGCTGACGGTCCGGCTGACCAAGTTCGGCAAGTCGCGGCTCGTACCATTGCATATCCCAGTGCGCCCCGACGGCGCGCATCACCAGTGGAGGAGGATTCCACCCAGATAG
- a CDS encoding tyrosine-type recombinase/integrase: MEVEEYLGRSRLYRRLRSGPHGQLVERYAARLVEERLVRHGTWRCLNVVGGLLSWIAGRRYKLVDLDEQVVERYLRHRGGRQSIQPGDRAALKRWLSVLREDGAIAPLVLPPLTPHERIFKEFDAYLRSERGLAPRSTVRHLPVIRGFLHEVCSGGAALCKINQEDVIRYIERHAQDWSPGTGKAMCWSLRAFLRYLHYRGLNARPLADCVPSMRRWKLATLPTYLPAAQVRKALDGCDRKTVMGRRDYGILLLLAKLGLRANEVATLSLDDIDWRASEILVRAKGRQRARMPIPPDVGAAIVAYLHNGRPKSSCRRLFVRTLAPHVGFASGCAITMIAKAALDRVGIEGCAHRGAHIFRHSLATELLRSGATLSEIGQLLRHENHDTTRIYAKVDIDALRTLSLPWPGGVQ, from the coding sequence ATGGAAGTTGAAGAGTACTTGGGCAGAAGCCGTCTGTACCGGCGTCTCAGAAGCGGGCCGCACGGACAGCTCGTCGAGCGCTACGCCGCTCGTCTCGTCGAAGAGAGGCTCGTTCGGCACGGCACGTGGCGTTGCCTCAACGTGGTTGGCGGGCTCCTGAGTTGGATCGCAGGCCGTCGCTACAAGCTGGTCGATCTCGATGAGCAGGTCGTTGAGCGGTACCTCCGACATCGAGGCGGGAGGCAGTCTATCCAACCCGGTGACCGGGCCGCGCTCAAGCGATGGCTGTCAGTGCTGCGCGAGGACGGCGCGATCGCGCCGTTGGTGCTTCCGCCTCTCACCCCGCACGAACGGATCTTCAAGGAGTTCGATGCCTACCTGCGATCAGAGCGGGGCTTGGCCCCGAGGTCCACCGTACGCCATCTCCCGGTCATCCGCGGGTTCCTGCACGAGGTGTGCTCCGGCGGCGCCGCCCTGTGCAAGATCAACCAAGAGGACGTGATCCGCTACATTGAGCGCCACGCCCAGGATTGGAGCCCGGGAACAGGCAAGGCGATGTGCTGGTCGTTGCGCGCCTTTCTCCGTTACCTCCACTATCGGGGGCTGAACGCGCGCCCATTGGCGGATTGCGTTCCATCGATGCGACGATGGAAGCTCGCAACTCTGCCGACCTATCTGCCCGCCGCTCAGGTGCGGAAGGCTCTCGACGGTTGCGACCGAAAGACGGTGATGGGACGGCGCGACTACGGCATTCTGTTGTTGCTGGCCAAGCTCGGCCTGCGGGCCAACGAGGTCGCGACGCTCTCCCTCGATGATATCGACTGGCGCGCCAGCGAGATACTCGTTCGCGCCAAGGGCCGCCAGCGCGCACGGATGCCGATACCGCCAGACGTTGGCGCGGCCATCGTTGCATATCTGCACAATGGCCGCCCAAAGTCGTCGTGCCGACGGTTGTTCGTCCGCACGCTCGCGCCACACGTCGGCTTTGCTTCCGGATGTGCGATCACCATGATCGCCAAGGCCGCTCTCGATCGCGTTGGAATCGAAGGTTGCGCACATCGCGGCGCCCATATCTTCCGACACAGTCTCGCTACCGAGCTTCTCCGATCTGGCGCGACCTTGTCGGAGATCGGACAGTTGCTGCGGCACGAGAACCACGACACCACCCGGATTTACGCGAAGGTCGACATCGATGCGCTGAGAACATTGAGCCTGCCCTGGCCGGGAGGCGTGCAATGA
- a CDS encoding recombinase family protein, protein MPDTDQIPEALLKRKAVVYVRQSTQSQVMANLESQRRQYDLVDIARRHGFSDVEVIDDDLGRSASGTVARPGFDRLVAWLCAGAVGAVICFDASRLARNGRDWHHLLELCGLVEARVIDHDGIYNPCLPNDRLLLGMKGSISEFELGIIRARMLDAARAKAQRGELRLSVPFGYVWHREAGLGLDADLRLQEVIRLIFTRFRELGSARQVLLSMKAEQIHFPRPADEGRMTNFVWQPIRYRNVISVLKNPFYAGVYVYGKSEKRTAIVEGRARRTYGHYKPAGTWDVMIKDHHEGYITWDDYQRNQKQLALNAYGRPDGAKSGRGGQALLSGILTCARCGQRLSVSYRGGRISYPVYRCDKGSLAGRLRCMIFGASKIDAAVARELLRAVEPMAIEAAFEAQRMQRERQDDKRRILDLELQQARYDATLAERRYAACDPDNRLIAAQLEKNWEYALRRLRELENRQNDHQSSGHAVDPGTFADLVDNLSVAWKSPDVTMRARQQLLRALIVDIIADVDDAVRDVVLTIHWQGGQHSELRIRKPRSGEHGSSTAEDALAVVRSMAGRWSDEHIAATLNRMGLPTGMGKTWTAHRVSSIRRVRGIHAYRSAEKNGEWLTQIEAAKALGVSSHMIRRLVSSGVLPAVQVVPRAPCQIRAADLASEAVKTAIARKGRPSREIDADTLPMFTST, encoded by the coding sequence ATGCCCGACACTGACCAGATCCCGGAAGCGCTCTTGAAGCGCAAAGCTGTCGTCTATGTGCGGCAGTCAACGCAATCCCAGGTGATGGCCAATCTGGAGAGCCAACGGCGACAGTACGATCTTGTGGATATTGCGCGCCGGCACGGCTTCTCCGACGTGGAAGTCATTGATGATGACCTCGGCCGTTCGGCGAGTGGAACGGTGGCCCGGCCCGGATTTGATCGGCTGGTCGCATGGTTGTGCGCAGGAGCCGTCGGCGCCGTGATTTGTTTCGATGCATCGCGGCTCGCGCGCAACGGCCGCGATTGGCATCATCTGCTTGAGTTGTGCGGGCTTGTTGAAGCGAGGGTGATTGATCACGACGGCATTTATAATCCTTGCCTTCCGAACGATCGGCTCTTGCTCGGCATGAAGGGAAGCATAAGCGAGTTTGAGTTGGGCATAATCCGGGCACGGATGCTAGACGCAGCCAGGGCGAAGGCCCAACGTGGTGAGCTACGCTTATCAGTGCCGTTTGGTTATGTCTGGCATCGCGAAGCCGGTCTGGGCCTGGATGCTGACCTGCGTCTGCAAGAGGTGATTCGACTTATCTTCACTCGCTTTCGCGAACTTGGTAGCGCTCGCCAGGTGTTGTTGTCGATGAAGGCGGAGCAAATCCACTTCCCCCGACCGGCTGATGAAGGTCGCATGACAAACTTCGTTTGGCAGCCCATCCGCTACCGCAATGTGATCAGTGTGCTGAAGAATCCGTTCTATGCGGGTGTTTACGTATACGGCAAAAGCGAGAAGCGAACCGCGATTGTCGAAGGAAGAGCGCGGCGGACCTACGGGCACTACAAACCGGCGGGCACCTGGGATGTGATGATAAAGGATCATCACGAAGGGTACATCACCTGGGATGACTACCAGCGCAACCAGAAGCAATTGGCGCTTAACGCCTACGGTCGCCCAGATGGCGCAAAATCAGGCCGGGGCGGCCAGGCGCTCTTGTCGGGCATTCTGACGTGCGCTCGTTGTGGTCAGCGCCTGAGCGTCAGCTACAGGGGCGGTCGAATCAGCTACCCGGTCTACCGCTGTGACAAGGGTAGTCTGGCAGGTCGGCTTCGCTGTATGATATTCGGTGCTTCAAAGATCGACGCGGCAGTTGCACGAGAACTGTTACGAGCGGTAGAACCCATGGCGATCGAGGCCGCGTTCGAGGCGCAGCGCATGCAACGGGAACGCCAAGATGACAAGCGCCGGATCCTTGATCTGGAACTCCAGCAAGCCCGGTACGATGCCACGCTTGCTGAGCGCCGCTACGCTGCCTGTGACCCCGATAATCGCCTGATCGCTGCGCAGTTGGAGAAGAACTGGGAATACGCTTTGCGCCGTCTGCGCGAGCTGGAAAATCGCCAGAATGACCATCAGTCATCCGGCCACGCGGTCGATCCCGGCACCTTTGCCGATCTGGTGGATAACCTGTCCGTAGCCTGGAAATCCCCTGATGTGACGATGCGCGCGCGCCAGCAGCTACTGCGAGCCTTGATTGTCGACATCATCGCGGACGTCGACGATGCGGTACGCGACGTTGTGCTCACGATCCATTGGCAGGGTGGGCAGCACTCCGAGCTTCGGATCCGCAAGCCGCGCTCCGGTGAACACGGTTCCTCCACGGCGGAAGATGCCTTGGCTGTTGTCCGCAGCATGGCCGGGCGCTGGTCTGACGAGCACATCGCCGCCACGCTCAATCGCATGGGCTTGCCCACCGGCATGGGTAAGACCTGGACAGCACATCGGGTCAGCTCTATTCGCCGTGTGCGTGGCATCCATGCCTACCGTTCAGCGGAAAAAAACGGCGAATGGCTTACGCAGATCGAGGCCGCAAAAGCGCTCGGTGTCTCAAGTCATATGATCCGCCGCCTTGTCTCCAGCGGCGTTCTTCCTGCTGTGCAGGTTGTTCCGCGAGCACCCTGTCAGATTCGAGCTGCCGATTTGGCGTCCGAGGCGGTCAAAACAGCGATTGCCCGAAAGGGTCGCCCGTCTCGCGAAATTGACGCGGACACGCTTCCAATGTTTACAAGCACTTAA
- a CDS encoding DUF6364 family protein, with product MQRNTTLNLPDKLVSRAKAYAAEHGTTMTAIIRSHLEAVTSSGENPIADDPLLAYSQGQLSRSEAIRMLGLRDYAELLVALGDADLPMPSAPPHEIENQATTFTKLWRQS from the coding sequence ATGCAGAGAAACACCACTTTGAATTTGCCCGATAAGCTGGTGTCGCGGGCCAAGGCCTATGCCGCCGAGCACGGCACGACCATGACCGCGATCATCCGCTCACATCTCGAGGCAGTCACGTCGTCGGGCGAGAATCCAATCGCGGACGATCCGCTTCTCGCTTACTCGCAGGGGCAGTTGTCCAGAAGCGAGGCCATTCGGATGCTGGGGCTGCGCGATTATGCGGAGCTTCTTGTTGCGCTGGGGGATGCGGATTTGCCGATGCCGTCGGCACCGCCGCATGAAATCGAGAACCAGGCGACGACCTTCACGAAGCTCTGGAGGCAATCGTGA
- a CDS encoding SPW repeat protein: MSWIARAAIAILAVFSIVDLFEAVPIPEIFESEEWINLSVGLWVAVCPWVLGFHRDISARNVYFVIGLIIAVIAAVELWLLRHTPHSKA, translated from the coding sequence ATGTCCTGGATCGCGCGGGCGGCGATCGCCATTCTGGCCGTCTTTTCAATCGTCGATCTCTTCGAAGCCGTTCCTATTCCCGAAATCTTTGAATCGGAAGAATGGATCAATCTAAGTGTCGGCCTATGGGTCGCGGTATGTCCGTGGGTCCTCGGCTTTCACCGCGACATAAGCGCAAGAAACGTTTACTTTGTCATCGGGCTCATCATCGCTGTGATCGCGGCCGTGGAGCTATGGCTGCTGCGTCACACGCCGCACTCAAAGGCCTAA
- a CDS encoding FGGY family carbohydrate kinase, giving the protein MMTATDVFVGVDAGTTGAKVALFDGAGNELGSGYCDYPCIYPHPGWIEQDVEDVWRGICKASQTARAQANVRDGLIRSVGLSSQRGTFILLDEQYRPLAPCVLWNDSRAKDMEPLLAERLGMDRFRSITGMPISGSWSIAKLAWLVRHRPDLMRRVRHVCNGQEFFLHRLGADRLESDPSSLTLNGMLDIRSLDWSKDVIEAAELNPSLFPAVGKPASPVGKLSRQSAQQLRLPAGTPVCRGGGDQQCAAVGAGVTKQGLAEVTIGTAAMMVAHLDSPDLVTGSAPYVGGHAVPSKWDAEGGAFSIGSCLKWWRDHFGQLERAQAAEQGANVYDLIVESAQASPPGSRGVVFHPFFAGQVTPYYDAMARGAFLGLGLDHDRSCLVRAMLEGCACEVRFMVDGMARDLKGGISELRMTGGAVRSRPFMEIHANVLGRPIVLLRNRECTVLGAAILGAVGSGHFADVDEAVQAMVVIDHAIDPDPQTANLYQDLFQVFRQAYEAHAQSGVYQAIYQFQQRYF; this is encoded by the coding sequence ATGATGACGGCAACTGATGTCTTTGTGGGGGTAGACGCGGGCACAACCGGTGCTAAGGTTGCGCTCTTCGACGGAGCTGGCAACGAGCTCGGGAGCGGCTACTGCGATTACCCTTGCATTTATCCGCACCCGGGGTGGATCGAACAAGACGTGGAGGATGTCTGGCGCGGCATCTGCAAGGCCAGTCAGACCGCGCGAGCGCAGGCGAACGTGCGCGATGGACTCATCCGATCGGTCGGCCTGTCGAGCCAGCGCGGAACTTTCATTCTCCTCGACGAGCAATATCGCCCACTCGCGCCCTGCGTGCTGTGGAACGACAGTCGAGCAAAGGACATGGAGCCTTTGCTGGCCGAGCGGCTCGGCATGGATCGCTTCCGAAGCATCACCGGCATGCCCATATCCGGAAGCTGGTCAATCGCAAAACTCGCCTGGCTCGTGCGCCATCGCCCGGATCTCATGCGGCGCGTGCGTCATGTCTGCAATGGTCAGGAGTTTTTCCTGCACCGGCTTGGGGCCGACCGTCTCGAGAGCGATCCTTCGTCGCTGACCTTGAATGGAATGCTGGACATCCGCAGCCTCGATTGGAGCAAGGACGTCATCGAGGCTGCCGAACTTAATCCGAGCCTGTTCCCAGCGGTCGGCAAACCGGCCAGCCCGGTGGGCAAGCTTTCGCGTCAATCCGCCCAGCAGCTTCGGTTGCCTGCGGGCACGCCGGTGTGCCGTGGCGGCGGCGATCAGCAGTGCGCGGCGGTTGGTGCCGGCGTGACGAAGCAGGGATTGGCCGAGGTGACCATCGGGACCGCGGCAATGATGGTCGCACATCTCGACAGCCCCGACCTCGTTACCGGTTCGGCCCCCTATGTCGGCGGTCACGCCGTGCCGAGTAAATGGGATGCCGAGGGCGGTGCATTTTCGATCGGCAGCTGCCTCAAATGGTGGCGCGACCATTTCGGTCAGCTGGAGCGCGCGCAGGCGGCCGAGCAAGGAGCGAATGTCTATGATCTGATCGTCGAATCCGCGCAAGCTTCGCCGCCCGGCAGTCGAGGCGTGGTGTTCCATCCATTTTTCGCCGGCCAGGTAACGCCTTATTACGATGCCATGGCGCGCGGCGCCTTTCTTGGGCTGGGGCTCGATCACGACCGCAGCTGTCTCGTTCGCGCAATGCTGGAAGGGTGTGCCTGTGAAGTCCGTTTCATGGTCGACGGGATGGCGCGCGACCTTAAGGGCGGCATATCGGAGCTTCGGATGACCGGTGGCGCCGTGCGCTCGCGACCGTTCATGGAAATTCACGCTAACGTTCTGGGCCGGCCCATCGTTTTGTTGCGCAATCGGGAATGCACGGTCCTGGGCGCGGCAATACTCGGCGCGGTGGGTTCCGGCCACTTCGCGGATGTCGACGAGGCTGTGCAAGCCATGGTCGTCATCGACCATGCGATCGATCCGGATCCCCAAACCGCGAACCTGTATCAGGATCTGTTCCAAGTGTTCCGCCAAGCCTATGAGGCTCACGCGCAGTCGGGCGTCTATCAAGCAATCTATCAATTCCAGCAACGCTACTTTTGA
- a CDS encoding transglutaminase domain-containing protein, with the protein MSESSYATFLRRYVKDEKTELADLYHAVRNIPYGSVGDRDPVKVITNNVGSCSGKHILLRDLLCQTGHDAEIITIFAHFNRGVPSHPSMPADLRVMIEGDPVCDFHHYLRVLEDQHWLKLDATWHDALMPFGFPVNRNWPGTGDTVLAATPIREYPAVEDLAARKAELLAQLSPAEREKRTRFFERLTGWMATL; encoded by the coding sequence ATGTCAGAATCCAGTTACGCGACGTTCCTGCGTAGGTATGTCAAGGACGAGAAGACCGAGTTAGCGGACCTCTACCACGCTGTCCGCAACATCCCCTACGGCTCGGTCGGGGATCGGGATCCCGTGAAGGTCATCACCAACAATGTGGGGTCTTGTTCGGGTAAGCACATTCTCCTGCGCGATCTGCTCTGTCAAACCGGCCATGATGCAGAGATCATCACCATCTTTGCCCATTTCAATCGCGGCGTCCCGTCGCATCCTTCCATGCCGGCAGACCTGCGCGTGATGATCGAGGGTGATCCCGTCTGCGATTTTCATCACTATCTCCGCGTGCTTGAGGATCAGCACTGGCTCAAACTTGACGCGACCTGGCATGATGCCTTGATGCCATTCGGGTTTCCGGTGAACCGCAATTGGCCGGGAACCGGCGACACGGTGCTCGCTGCAACGCCGATCAGGGAGTATCCGGCCGTCGAGGATTTGGCTGCGCGGAAGGCCGAGTTGCTTGCGCAATTGAGCCCGGCGGAACGCGAGAAGCGGACGCGTTTCTTCGAGCGGCTGACCGGATGGATGGCGACACTCTGA